From one Microbacterium sp. 10M-3C3 genomic stretch:
- a CDS encoding transporter substrate-binding domain-containing protein: MTRRLVAIPMAAALLVALAACGLPRDTEGTTERIDGGELRVGVTHNPPWVDTSGTSPRGSEVTLLEGFAEAAGAEVTWVEGSEGVLADALDSGRIDVAIGGFTDDTPWTDKAAVSAVYRETRTDDDVTEKHVVLTRMGENRLLVDLETYLRENGGS, encoded by the coding sequence GTGACCCGACGGCTCGTCGCGATCCCGATGGCGGCGGCGCTCCTGGTCGCGCTCGCCGCGTGCGGACTGCCGCGCGACACCGAGGGCACCACCGAGCGCATCGACGGCGGCGAGTTGCGCGTGGGGGTGACCCACAATCCGCCGTGGGTCGACACGAGCGGGACATCTCCGCGGGGCAGCGAGGTGACGCTCCTCGAGGGCTTCGCCGAGGCGGCGGGCGCGGAGGTGACCTGGGTCGAGGGGAGTGAAGGGGTGCTCGCAGACGCCCTCGACAGCGGGCGCATCGACGTCGCCATCGGCGGCTTCACCGACGACACGCCGTGGACCGACAAGGCGGCGGTCTCCGCGGTGTACCGCGAGACGCGGACGGACGACGACGTCACCGAGAAGCACGTCGTCCTCACCCGCATGGGGGAGAACCGTCTGCTCGTCGACCTCGAGACCTACCTGCGGGAGAACGGCGGATCATGA
- a CDS encoding nuclear transport factor 2 family protein: MERLQQWLDAYLRAWASNEPDDIRALFTDDGTYAGGPYDPHPWIGQDAIVREWLAHRDEPGEWTFDGRPIAMTGDVGVIEGRTHYTSGRDYANLWVVELAADGRARSMVEWFMEPGPVREGEE; encoded by the coding sequence ATGGAACGACTCCAGCAGTGGCTCGACGCCTACCTCCGGGCGTGGGCGTCGAACGAGCCCGACGACATCCGCGCGCTCTTCACCGACGACGGGACGTACGCGGGCGGTCCGTACGACCCGCACCCGTGGATCGGGCAGGACGCGATCGTGCGGGAATGGCTCGCGCACCGCGACGAGCCGGGCGAGTGGACCTTCGACGGCCGACCGATCGCGATGACCGGCGACGTCGGGGTCATCGAGGGCCGCACGCACTACACGAGCGGACGCGACTACGCGAACCTGTGGGTCGTCGAGCTCGCCGCCGACGGGCGCGCCCGCTCCATGGTCGAGTGGTTCATGGAGCCGGGGCCCGTGCGTGAGGGCGAGGAGTGA
- a CDS encoding aminoglycoside phosphotransferase family protein — protein MPIIPAAEVEVTAELVRGLLSAQAPALLGGRERMRRAAAGWDSEMWRLGDDLVVRLPRRAAAAPLIRHEQQALPAIAQRLAATGVAVPAPVFAGTPSEQFPWPWSVAPWFEGDAVTGTPRSARTAWAATLARALVALHADAPPTAPRNPVRGVPLAERDEGVRARMSAASADLRAVAVRRWEAALAAPPWTSAPVWIHGDLHPGNLVARDGALRAIVDFGDVTSGDPAYDLAVGWLAFDRAGRERFAAATGERYDAATWTRAAGWAAAIALLLLAHGDEDPAFAAEGRTALRELA, from the coding sequence GTGCCGATCATCCCCGCCGCCGAGGTCGAGGTCACCGCGGAGCTCGTCCGCGGCCTCCTCTCGGCCCAGGCCCCCGCGCTCCTGGGCGGCCGCGAACGGATGCGGCGGGCCGCCGCCGGCTGGGACAGCGAGATGTGGCGCCTGGGCGACGACCTCGTCGTGCGCCTGCCGCGACGCGCGGCGGCGGCACCGCTGATCCGGCACGAGCAGCAGGCGCTTCCCGCGATCGCGCAGCGCCTCGCGGCGACGGGCGTCGCCGTGCCGGCACCCGTCTTCGCGGGCACGCCCTCCGAGCAGTTCCCGTGGCCCTGGTCGGTCGCGCCGTGGTTCGAGGGCGACGCGGTCACCGGCACCCCGCGGTCCGCGCGCACGGCGTGGGCCGCGACGCTCGCGCGCGCGCTCGTCGCGCTGCACGCGGATGCGCCGCCCACCGCGCCGCGGAACCCGGTGCGGGGCGTGCCCCTGGCCGAGCGCGACGAGGGCGTCCGCGCGCGGATGTCCGCCGCATCCGCCGACCTGCGCGCCGTAGCCGTGCGGCGGTGGGAGGCGGCCCTGGCGGCGCCGCCGTGGACCTCGGCGCCCGTGTGGATCCACGGCGACCTGCACCCCGGGAACCTCGTCGCCCGAGACGGCGCGCTGCGCGCGATCGTCGACTTCGGCGACGTCACCTCCGGCGACCCCGCGTACGACCTCGCCGTCGGGTGGCTCGCGTTCGATCGCGCCGGGCGCGAGCGCTTCGCCGCCGCGACCGGCGAGCGCTACGACGCCGCGACGTGGACCCGCGCCGCGGGGTGGGCGGCGGCGATCGCGCTGCTGCTCCTCGCTCACGGCGACGAGGATCCCGCCTTCGCCGCCGAGGGGCGCACGGCGCTGCGCGAGCTCGCCTGA